Proteins from one Nitrospirota bacterium genomic window:
- the purD gene encoding phosphoribosylamine--glycine ligase, protein MKVLVIGGGGREHALVWKLAQSKHVDKVYCAPGNAGIAEIAECIDISPDDFDELVNFVRYEWIDLTIVGPEDPLSKGIVDAFEKEGRRIVGPTRAAAQLESSKVFSKEFMKRHRIPTAEYKVFTSYLHAVDHVRLKGAPIVVKADGLAAGKGVIVASTVDEAIDALERIMKHKEFGAAGDRVVVESCLRGEEASFMVFTDGKTIVPMVSSQDHKRVFDQDKGPNTGGMGAYSPAPVVTPELERVVMETIMQPTIDGLRAEGIPYKGILYAGLMIDNGRPSVLEFNCRLGDPETQPILARLETDLVDISFAMTDGRLADTEVVWKPDASVCVVLASGGYPGSYEKGKVIRGLDEAGKIDDVVVFHAGTAFSNGDIVTNGGRVLGVTATGRDIRAAKARAYEAVEKIHFDGMHYRKDIADRALNR, encoded by the coding sequence ATGAAGGTTCTTGTTATCGGCGGAGGAGGAAGGGAGCATGCCCTTGTCTGGAAGCTGGCGCAGTCGAAGCACGTTGACAAGGTATACTGCGCTCCCGGCAACGCCGGCATCGCCGAGATAGCCGAGTGCATCGACATCAGCCCCGACGACTTCGACGAGCTGGTGAATTTCGTCCGGTACGAATGGATCGACCTCACCATCGTCGGTCCCGAGGACCCGCTCTCGAAGGGCATTGTGGACGCCTTCGAAAAAGAGGGCAGGAGGATCGTCGGCCCGACCAGGGCGGCGGCGCAGCTCGAATCGAGCAAGGTCTTCTCGAAGGAGTTCATGAAGCGCCACCGCATACCGACCGCGGAATACAAGGTGTTCACCTCCTATCTCCATGCAGTGGACCATGTGCGCCTGAAGGGCGCGCCGATCGTGGTGAAGGCCGACGGCCTCGCTGCGGGCAAAGGGGTCATCGTCGCCTCTACTGTGGACGAGGCGATCGATGCGCTCGAGCGGATCATGAAGCACAAGGAGTTCGGCGCTGCCGGGGACCGGGTCGTTGTCGAGAGCTGCCTCCGGGGCGAAGAGGCCTCCTTCATGGTCTTCACCGACGGCAAGACGATCGTCCCTATGGTGAGCTCCCAGGACCATAAACGGGTATTCGACCAGGACAAGGGGCCGAATACCGGCGGCATGGGCGCCTACAGCCCTGCGCCGGTGGTGACCCCCGAGCTCGAGCGCGTGGTTATGGAGACGATCATGCAGCCGACCATCGACGGGCTCAGGGCAGAAGGCATCCCGTATAAGGGAATCCTCTACGCAGGGCTCATGATCGACAACGGCAGACCCTCGGTGCTCGAGTTCAATTGCAGGCTGGGCGATCCCGAGACGCAGCCCATCCTCGCGCGGCTCGAGACCGACCTGGTGGACATCTCGTTCGCCATGACCGACGGGAGGCTGGCCGATACCGAGGTCGTGTGGAAGCCGGACGCCTCGGTCTGCGTCGTGCTCGCTTCGGGCGGCTATCCCGGCAGCTACGAAAAGGGCAAGGTCATCAGGGGCCTCGATGAGGCGGGCAAGATCGATGATGTCGTGGTCTTCCATGCGGGAACGGCCTTCAGCAACGGCGATATCGTCACGAACGGCGGCAGGGTGCTCGGCGTTACGGCGACCGGCAGGGACATCAGGGCAGCGAAGGCCCGGGCCTA